In Nitrospirota bacterium, one DNA window encodes the following:
- a CDS encoding PqqD family protein: MTPTAIYSKNPDYVQRDVAGECLLVPIRRTLTEANSIYVLNETGAALWHRIDGQRTAQDIVSDFCNEYEVAADQLAQDFTSLLDDLLSIQAVEEVAR; this comes from the coding sequence ATGACACCCACTGCGATTTACAGTAAAAATCCAGACTATGTGCAGCGCGATGTCGCAGGGGAATGCCTTCTAGTCCCTATTCGGCGGACGTTGACCGAAGCCAATAGCATCTATGTCTTGAACGAAACCGGGGCGGCGCTCTGGCATCGAATCGACGGGCAACGGACAGCGCAGGACATCGTCTCAGACTTCTGCAACGAGTATGAGGTGGCGGCAGACCAGCTGGCACAGGACTTCACATCGTTACTCGACGACCTCCTCTCCATCCAGGCAGTCGAGGAGGTGGCCAGATGA
- a CDS encoding radical SAM protein, producing MIAQDKLTHLPERFPYSCQWEITCRCNLHCVMCYTDCFNRPEAIRQELCTADILRIMDELAEAGTLELCLTGGEPLARPDFFQLYEHAIRCGFLVTVFSNGTLITEAHADRFAALRPHRIEISLHGLTRETFEQITLGQGSYDRCVQAIRLLLDRRIPLVLKSTAMTLNRHEIIDIKRYVESLETVPYKLGEEMRPSLDGGAGPFHYALSEQHLADLNRQDSDLEKEASRQDSVDQPPCRSGMHSFHIDAYGRLQLCSGNRRQNYDLRTGSFSTGFFEALPTFACDWKAPSEPALIQPGMHHA from the coding sequence ATGATTGCGCAGGATAAACTCACCCACCTTCCCGAGCGCTTCCCCTACTCCTGCCAATGGGAGATCACCTGTCGTTGTAATCTGCATTGTGTGATGTGCTACACCGATTGCTTCAATCGCCCCGAGGCCATCCGCCAGGAACTTTGCACCGCCGACATCCTTCGCATTATGGATGAACTGGCCGAAGCCGGCACCTTGGAACTCTGCCTCACCGGAGGCGAACCGCTCGCCCGTCCCGACTTTTTCCAACTGTATGAGCATGCCATCCGTTGTGGATTCCTGGTGACGGTCTTTTCGAACGGGACCTTGATCACGGAAGCGCATGCGGATCGATTTGCCGCGCTGCGGCCCCATCGCATTGAAATCAGCCTGCACGGACTGACCCGAGAGACCTTCGAACAGATTACGCTCGGGCAAGGCTCCTACGACCGCTGCGTCCAAGCCATCAGGCTCCTCCTCGATCGCCGGATCCCCCTGGTGCTGAAGAGCACCGCGATGACGCTGAATCGGCACGAGATCATCGACATCAAACGATATGTCGAATCGCTGGAAACGGTGCCCTACAAGCTCGGCGAGGAAATGCGACCGTCACTCGACGGCGGCGCAGGCCCATTCCACTATGCCCTGTCTGAACAACACCTTGCCGATCTGAACCGGCAAGACTCCGATCTAGAAAAAGAGGCCAGCCGGCAGGATTCAGTAGACCAGCCGCCTTGTCGTAGCGGCATGCATTCTTTCCATATCGATGCCTATGGCCGCCTACAGCTCTGCTCCGGCAATCGCCGGCAGAATTATGATTTACGAACCGGCTCGTTCTCTACAGGGTTTTTCGAAGCCCTGCCAACCTTTGCCTGCGACTGGAAAGCCCCCAGTGAACCGGCCCTCATCCAACCAGGGATGCATCATGCCTAA
- a CDS encoding radical SAM protein, translated as MPNERAIPTIQYGAFSQRVHAQAAVTRSVIKAQLELTYRCNLHCRHCYTDPYNSKDFFPRELTLEEIHRLLNDMQQLGIVWLNLTGGDIFMHPHFFEIYETAIRKGFLLQLYTNGTLFTKATIERLQQMPPFTIDISCHSVTEEPFDWFTQVPGSFRSFVRGMEMLKDSGLQFTLKTKAMNWNRSEMPAIKQFVESFGQEFGLTTSLSPRLNGDLSSLAYRIAPEDIVALQGDQPPTDMEEERCNSASYLLMPHTDRLYRCGCGTDTIHINAWGELGTCTLQYERRLSLRTHQLAEAIEILFREIRSMQYQGKTPCRTCEIHTFCDKKPSDARWESGSAEAPIPYDCDVAHVRAQSTLRHTLIHPLQRPHKEVETHHD; from the coding sequence ATGCCTAACGAGAGAGCCATCCCAACCATTCAATATGGTGCATTCAGCCAACGAGTTCACGCGCAGGCTGCGGTCACCCGATCCGTGATCAAGGCGCAACTGGAGCTGACCTATCGTTGCAACCTCCATTGCCGCCATTGCTACACCGACCCCTACAACAGCAAGGACTTCTTTCCGCGCGAACTGACGCTCGAAGAAATCCATCGCCTGCTCAACGACATGCAGCAGCTGGGCATCGTGTGGCTCAATCTCACAGGCGGCGATATCTTCATGCATCCCCATTTCTTTGAGATCTATGAGACCGCAATTCGCAAAGGCTTCTTGCTCCAGCTCTACACCAACGGCACCCTCTTCACGAAGGCCACCATAGAGCGACTGCAGCAGATGCCGCCCTTCACCATCGATATCTCCTGCCACTCGGTGACGGAAGAGCCGTTCGACTGGTTCACCCAGGTCCCGGGATCTTTCCGTTCCTTCGTCCGCGGCATGGAGATGCTGAAAGACAGCGGCCTGCAATTCACGCTGAAAACGAAAGCCATGAATTGGAATCGGAGCGAGATGCCTGCCATCAAGCAATTCGTGGAATCGTTCGGGCAGGAGTTCGGACTCACGACCTCGCTCTCTCCACGCCTCAACGGCGATCTGTCGTCGCTCGCCTATCGAATCGCTCCCGAAGACATCGTGGCACTGCAAGGAGATCAGCCTCCAACTGATATGGAGGAGGAACGCTGCAACAGCGCGAGCTACTTGCTCATGCCACACACAGACCGGCTCTATCGCTGCGGTTGTGGCACCGATACCATCCACATCAATGCCTGGGGCGAACTCGGCACCTGTACGTTGCAATACGAGCGGCGACTGTCGCTGCGAACCCACCAACTTGCCGAAGCCATCGAGATACTCTTCCGAGAGATCCGCAGCATGCAATACCAGGGCAAGACGCCCTGCCGCACCTGCGAGATCCATACATTTTGCGACAAGAAGCCTTCCGATGCGCGCTGGGAATCCGGCTCAGCCGAGGCTCCCATCCCCTATGATTGCGACGTCGCGCATGTTCGTGCACAATCGACCCTGCGCCACACATTGATTCATCCTTTGCAGAGGCCGCACAAGGAGGTGGAGACCCATCATGACTGA
- a CDS encoding radical SAM protein gives MKTIASEDFLDAISRKASKIRTPEGVTFELTYGCNLRCVHCYNPTHRALPHELTTDQICALLKQIADLGVLTVTFTGGEPSVRPDIGEILRAARRQGLMIHLMTNATRITASFTELLQEVGVSQVNVSIYGATEAVYEAMTAVPGSYRQFQQGLLNLAAASLPVLVRMPVTTINRDEIHACRQLVESMQMRFQYCLEIMTGTTGDQTPLHYRLAPEEKVRIDQEMLPHRWDDASEETCSSNQSFIECACGQSRFAITPYGEMNLCTGFPLPRYDLRAGTVKEGWELLKQTVDQAQPSPRYECPTCEVRPHCRQGRSDAWLETGDLSSCLPHFKEWAQLEHRTYALLDPRRPR, from the coding sequence ATGAAGACCATCGCGTCGGAAGATTTCCTCGACGCCATCTCCCGCAAGGCGTCGAAGATCCGCACACCGGAGGGCGTCACCTTTGAACTGACCTATGGCTGCAACCTGCGATGCGTCCATTGCTATAACCCCACCCATCGTGCACTGCCCCACGAACTGACGACCGATCAAATTTGTGCGCTCCTGAAACAAATCGCCGATCTCGGCGTGCTCACCGTGACCTTCACCGGGGGAGAACCGAGCGTGCGGCCAGACATTGGGGAAATTCTTCGCGCTGCGCGACGGCAGGGGTTGATGATTCACCTCATGACCAACGCCACCCGTATCACCGCATCCTTCACCGAGCTCCTCCAAGAGGTCGGCGTCAGCCAGGTCAATGTCTCCATCTACGGCGCGACCGAAGCGGTCTATGAAGCGATGACCGCAGTTCCGGGATCCTATCGACAGTTCCAGCAGGGACTGCTCAATCTCGCCGCTGCGTCATTGCCAGTCCTTGTCCGCATGCCCGTGACGACCATCAATCGCGATGAAATCCATGCCTGTCGGCAACTGGTGGAATCTATGCAGATGCGATTCCAATATTGTCTGGAGATCATGACCGGCACCACCGGCGATCAAACGCCATTGCACTATCGCCTCGCCCCTGAGGAGAAAGTCAGGATCGATCAGGAGATGCTCCCCCATCGGTGGGACGACGCATCCGAGGAAACCTGTTCGAGCAACCAGTCCTTCATCGAATGTGCCTGCGGTCAGAGCCGATTTGCCATTACTCCCTATGGCGAGATGAATTTGTGCACGGGGTTCCCTCTCCCTCGATATGATCTCCGCGCCGGCACGGTGAAAGAGGGCTGGGAGCTTCTCAAGCAGACTGTCGACCAGGCACAACCAAGCCCCCGGTACGAATGTCCGACCTGCGAGGTGCGGCCCCACTGCCGCCAAGGCCGGAGCGATGCCTGGCTCGAAACCGGGGACTTGAGTTCCTG